From Nitrospirota bacterium, the proteins below share one genomic window:
- the zwf gene encoding glucose-6-phosphate dehydrogenase — MGDPLSQENRGRNGSGGRVAEYRVIAPECEIEVTPPAALIIFGASGDLAKRKLFPSLYRLYKHQMLADNFLILGTSRVEYSTGSFRAIVQDAVREAFPADFDQAVWDGFQAHVYYSTFDYGDLRSYTADLVNILPALEQKHQTRGNRIFYLAIPPQVFEAVINNLGRAGLSRQDAGCSHVVIEKPFGHDLASARKLNQLVHTYFKESQIFRIDHYLAKETVQNILMFRFANAIFEPLWNQRYLDHIQITAAETLGVEHRAGYYEQAGIIRDMFQNHMYQLLCLTAMEPPSRFIAEQVHDEKAKVLRSLRRAPREQLLEQVVIGQYGPGRFNGRAVPGYREEEGVSRDSRTPTFAAMKLFVDNWRWHGVPFYLRSGKRLAARKTEISIHFRDVPFSMFPDSVTGPIAANTIVLMIQPDEGMSLTFQSKQPGTKVCLSPVQMTYSYPRGVLLDAYEWVLLDCMLGDHMLFMREDSVELAWSTLMPLLDAIASDTRAAIPVYPAGSDGPDEARRMIEGDGRFWRPL, encoded by the coding sequence ATGGGTGATCCCCTCTCTCAAGAGAACAGGGGCCGCAACGGTTCGGGCGGCCGCGTTGCGGAGTACCGCGTCATCGCACCCGAGTGCGAGATCGAGGTGACACCCCCGGCCGCGCTCATCATCTTCGGAGCGTCCGGCGACCTGGCGAAACGGAAGCTGTTCCCGTCCCTGTACCGTCTCTATAAGCACCAGATGCTGGCGGACAACTTTCTGATCCTCGGGACGAGCCGCGTCGAGTACTCGACCGGGAGCTTCCGGGCTATCGTACAGGATGCGGTCAGGGAGGCCTTTCCGGCGGACTTCGATCAAGCGGTCTGGGACGGGTTCCAGGCTCACGTTTATTACTCCACCTTTGATTACGGAGACCTCAGGTCCTATACCGCCGACCTCGTGAATATCCTTCCCGCGCTGGAGCAGAAGCATCAGACCCGGGGGAACCGTATCTTTTATCTGGCCATACCCCCCCAGGTGTTCGAAGCCGTGATCAACAATCTTGGGCGGGCCGGGCTTTCCCGCCAGGACGCGGGATGCAGTCACGTCGTAATCGAGAAGCCCTTCGGCCACGACCTCGCCTCCGCACGGAAGTTGAACCAGCTGGTACACACCTATTTCAAGGAAAGCCAGATCTTTCGCATCGACCACTACCTGGCGAAGGAAACGGTCCAGAACATCCTGATGTTCCGCTTCGCCAACGCCATCTTCGAACCGCTCTGGAACCAGCGTTACCTGGACCACATCCAGATCACGGCCGCGGAGACCCTGGGCGTCGAGCACCGCGCGGGCTATTACGAGCAGGCGGGCATCATCCGCGACATGTTCCAGAACCACATGTACCAGCTTCTGTGCCTGACGGCCATGGAGCCTCCCTCACGATTCATCGCCGAGCAGGTGCACGATGAGAAGGCCAAGGTCCTGCGCTCCCTCAGGCGCGCCCCGCGGGAACAGCTGCTCGAGCAGGTCGTGATCGGGCAGTACGGGCCCGGCAGGTTCAACGGTCGGGCGGTGCCCGGGTACCGTGAGGAGGAGGGCGTCTCCCGTGACTCCCGCACGCCGACGTTCGCCGCCATGAAGCTCTTCGTCGACAACTGGCGATGGCACGGCGTCCCTTTTTACCTTCGGTCCGGCAAGCGGCTGGCCGCACGGAAGACGGAAATATCCATCCACTTCAGGGACGTCCCCTTTTCCATGTTCCCGGATTCCGTGACGGGCCCCATCGCGGCGAACACGATCGTGCTCATGATCCAGCCCGACGAAGGCATGAGCCTCACGTTCCAGTCAAAACAGCCTGGGACCAAGGTCTGCCTGAGCCCCGTTCAGATGACCTACTCCTACCCGCGGGGAGTGCTGCTCGACGCATACGAGTGGGTGCTCCTTGACTGCATGCTCGGCGATCACATGCTGTTCATGCGCGAAGACAGCGTGGAGCTGGCATGGTCGACGCTCATGCCGCTGCTCGACGCGATCGCGTCGGACACCCGCGCCGCCATCCCGGTCTATCCCGCGGGCTCCGACGGCCCGGACGAGGCGCGCCGCATGATCGAAGGTGACGGGCGTTTCTGGAGGCCGCTGTGA
- the pal gene encoding peptidoglycan-associated lipoprotein Pal, which yields MKTGRSTLFVIILLVSTFAFWGCPKKAEVTATPEAQKEVQPAAPEQAKPAEPKAEEAKPKAEERAAASAKGLEPVYFDFDKSFIREDARPVMKANAEWLKANPKVKIKIEGNCDERGTIEYNQALGQRRAAAAKKYLTDMGIAGSRISLISYGKEKPACTASTEECWQKNRRDDLVAQ from the coding sequence ATGAAGACCGGAAGATCAACGTTGTTCGTCATTATCCTGCTTGTCAGCACGTTCGCTTTTTGGGGATGTCCGAAGAAGGCGGAGGTGACCGCCACGCCGGAGGCGCAGAAGGAAGTACAGCCCGCCGCGCCGGAGCAGGCAAAGCCTGCGGAACCGAAGGCGGAGGAAGCAAAGCCCAAGGCAGAGGAACGCGCCGCGGCATCGGCGAAGGGACTGGAGCCCGTGTATTTTGATTTCGACAAGTCCTTCATCCGCGAGGATGCGCGGCCCGTCATGAAGGCGAATGCCGAATGGCTCAAGGCGAACCCGAAGGTCAAGATCAAGATCGAGGGGAACTGCGATGAGCGCGGCACGATCGAGTACAACCAGGCGCTCGGCCAGCGCCGCGCCGCAGCCGCGAAGAAATATCTGACCGACATGGGCATTGCCGGGAGCCGTATCTCGCTGATCAGCTACGGAAAGGAAAAGCCGGCCTGTACGGCGAGCACCGAAGAGTGCTGGCAGAAGAACCGACGGGACGACCTCGTGGCGCAATAG
- the pgl gene encoding 6-phosphogluconolactonase has product MTRATLTDIRVYPDLAAMSSAAAELIFSIARQAVASRGRFAAALSGGSTPRHLYSLLAASPYREALPWQHMHVFWADERCVPPDHNDSNYRLANETFLSKAQIPAGNVHRIRGEAEPGDAARQYEGELSAFFGPAIPAFDLVLLGTGQDGHTASLFPGSASLRERTRLALPVLRARPAPGRVTLTLPVLNAAEQVIFLVAGESKARIVHEVLEDGNPKGRPAGLVRPFRGSLIWMLDRGAAEALTGVVVKKE; this is encoded by the coding sequence GTGACCCGGGCAACACTGACCGACATCCGGGTATATCCCGACCTGGCCGCGATGAGCAGTGCGGCCGCAGAGCTTATTTTTTCGATCGCCCGTCAGGCGGTCGCCTCCCGCGGCCGTTTCGCGGCCGCCCTCTCCGGGGGCTCCACGCCGCGGCATCTCTACTCCCTGCTTGCGGCCTCACCGTACCGGGAGGCGCTGCCCTGGCAGCACATGCATGTCTTCTGGGCGGACGAACGCTGTGTTCCGCCCGACCACAACGACAGCAATTACCGGCTCGCGAACGAAACGTTCCTTTCAAAGGCGCAGATCCCTGCCGGGAATGTGCACCGGATACGGGGAGAGGCAGAGCCAGGCGATGCTGCCCGGCAATACGAGGGGGAGCTCTCAGCGTTCTTCGGACCCGCGATACCCGCCTTCGACCTGGTGCTCCTGGGAACCGGTCAGGACGGCCACACGGCCTCGCTCTTCCCCGGCTCCGCATCGCTCCGCGAGCGAACACGGCTGGCACTGCCGGTCCTCCGTGCCCGGCCGGCGCCAGGCCGCGTGACGCTCACGCTCCCTGTGCTGAACGCGGCGGAACAGGTGATCTTCCTCGTAGCCGGAGAATCCAAGGCCCGTATCGTGCACGAGGTGCTGGAAGACGGGAACCCGAAGGGCCGTCCGGCGGGCCTGGTGAGACCGTTCCGAGGGAGCCTGATCTGGATGCTCGACCGCGGGGCCGCCGAAGCGCTGACGGGCGTCGTTGTGAAAAAGGAATAA
- a CDS encoding transaldolase family protein: MMRPADLKTRIFLDGGDPAETDKIMSLLGFLDGQTTNPTLIAKNPEARRRLDQGLKFEEQEVLDFYRGVVRAISDLIPRGSVSVEVYGDAVTSADSMLRQGREMFSWIPNAHVKFPTSKEGLAAAQRAVKEGMRVNMTLCFSEEQAAAVYAATRGAAKGQVFVSPFVGRLDDRGENGMEVIANIMALYKQGDGHVEVLTASVRSPDHLLYALMLGSDIITVPYGVLRAWGEQGMPLPRPDYRYGAGALRPIPYREISLDRPWQDYDIRHPLTDMGMEKFSADWKALIGTAERKTA, from the coding sequence ATGATGAGACCCGCAGATCTGAAGACACGCATATTCCTGGACGGCGGGGATCCCGCCGAAACCGACAAGATCATGAGCCTCCTGGGCTTTCTCGACGGACAGACCACGAACCCGACGCTCATCGCGAAGAACCCCGAGGCCCGCAGACGGCTCGATCAGGGTCTGAAGTTCGAGGAGCAGGAGGTTCTCGATTTCTACCGGGGCGTCGTCCGTGCGATCTCTGACCTGATCCCCCGGGGATCGGTGTCCGTCGAGGTCTATGGGGACGCGGTGACATCGGCGGATTCCATGCTGAGACAGGGCAGGGAGATGTTCTCCTGGATACCGAACGCGCATGTCAAATTCCCTACTTCGAAAGAAGGCCTCGCGGCGGCGCAGCGGGCGGTGAAGGAAGGGATGCGCGTGAACATGACCCTCTGCTTTTCCGAAGAGCAGGCAGCGGCCGTCTACGCGGCGACCCGGGGGGCGGCCAAGGGCCAGGTCTTTGTCTCCCCATTTGTGGGCAGGCTCGATGATCGAGGCGAGAACGGCATGGAAGTGATCGCCAATATCATGGCCCTGTACAAGCAGGGAGACGGCCATGTGGAGGTGCTGACCGCGAGCGTGCGGAGTCCCGACCATCTTCTGTACGCGCTCATGCTCGGATCGGACATCATCACCGTGCCTTACGGGGTGTTGAGGGCCTGGGGAGAGCAGGGGATGCCCCTGCCGCGGCCGGACTATCGCTACGGCGCCGGAGCCCTGAGGCCCATTCCGTACCGGGAGATAAGCCTGGATAGACCCTGGCAGGACTATGACATCCGCCATCCCCTGACGGACATGGGCATGGAAAAATTCTCCGCCGATTGGAAGGCGCTGATCGGGACGGCAGAGCGGAAGACGGCCTAG
- a CDS encoding radical SAM protein: MATNGQPFEFFLQWHLTEKCNLWCRHCYQGERSADEMPLPEITRAIAEASDMIREWSDTYGISFRPSMNITGGEPFLRHDLFDVLKEAKNRGFELFLLTNGTLVDRARAEALAGLGVDGVQVSMEGPEDVHDAIRGAGSFAASAAGVERLVDCGIPVTLNVTLSRLNADHMKKLIAYGSHAGVRRIGFSRLVPSGRGRTMVSEMLTREELAPLYSSLLSRELAGVEIVTGDPVAAQLRKRDRVSGDAGDTIAGGCAAGLAGLTIQSNGNILPCRRLPLSLGNIRRDSLREVWAASPVLEALRDRSRYRGKCGACPRWARCRGCRAIAYAWSRSRGGDDFLADDPQCFLET; the protein is encoded by the coding sequence ATGGCGACCAACGGACAACCTTTTGAATTCTTCCTGCAATGGCATCTGACGGAGAAATGCAATCTCTGGTGCCGGCACTGTTACCAGGGAGAACGGAGCGCCGATGAGATGCCGCTTCCCGAAATAACCCGGGCCATCGCCGAAGCGTCGGACATGATCCGGGAATGGTCCGATACGTACGGGATCAGCTTCCGGCCCAGCATGAACATCACGGGCGGAGAACCCTTCCTCCGGCATGATCTCTTCGACGTACTGAAGGAAGCGAAGAACCGCGGCTTCGAGCTTTTCCTGCTCACGAACGGCACGCTCGTGGACCGCGCGCGAGCCGAGGCGCTCGCCGGGCTGGGCGTGGACGGCGTGCAGGTGAGCATGGAGGGGCCCGAGGACGTTCATGACGCCATCCGCGGAGCCGGAAGTTTTGCCGCGTCGGCCGCCGGCGTCGAACGGCTCGTGGACTGCGGCATCCCAGTCACGCTGAATGTGACGCTCTCCCGGCTGAACGCAGACCATATGAAAAAGCTGATCGCCTACGGTTCTCATGCAGGCGTGAGGCGGATCGGCTTTTCGCGTCTCGTGCCCTCAGGCAGGGGGAGGACGATGGTCAGCGAGATGCTCACGCGGGAGGAACTGGCCCCGCTCTATTCCTCGCTCCTTTCCCGGGAGCTGGCCGGCGTGGAGATCGTGACCGGCGATCCCGTGGCCGCGCAGCTCCGCAAAAGGGACCGCGTGAGCGGGGACGCCGGGGACACGATCGCGGGCGGATGCGCCGCGGGCCTGGCTGGCCTGACGATCCAGTCGAACGGAAACATCCTGCCCTGCAGGCGTCTGCCCCTGTCCCTCGGGAATATCCGCAGGGACTCGCTGCGCGAGGTCTGGGCCGCATCGCCCGTGCTCGAAGCGCTGCGCGACCGGAGCAGGTACCGGGGAAAATGCGGGGCCTGCCCCCGCTGGGCCCGCTGCCGGGGGTGCCGGGCGATCGCCTATGCCTGGTCCCGCTCCCGGGGCGGGGATGATTTCCTGGCCGATGACCCGCAGTGCTTCCTGGAAACCTGA
- the rpiB gene encoding ribose 5-phosphate isomerase B gives MVIAIAADHGGYQLKNVLAAYLAEQGHVVQDLGTHDEQSVDYPDFARAIALSLLEHRAERGILICGSGVGASVAANKFPGIRAGLCHDTFSAHQGVEDDDMNVLCLGARVVGPELAKEIARTFLTASFSGAERHVRRVGKVAEIEKECSKKG, from the coding sequence ATGGTGATCGCGATCGCCGCCGACCACGGCGGGTATCAACTCAAGAACGTTCTGGCCGCCTATCTCGCGGAGCAGGGGCATGTCGTTCAGGACCTCGGCACGCATGATGAACAGTCGGTAGACTACCCCGATTTTGCGCGTGCCATCGCCCTGTCCCTGCTGGAGCACAGGGCCGAGCGCGGGATCCTGATCTGCGGCAGCGGCGTGGGCGCGAGCGTTGCCGCGAACAAATTCCCCGGCATCCGCGCGGGCCTTTGCCACGATACCTTCTCGGCGCACCAGGGCGTTGAAGACGACGACATGAATGTGTTGTGCCTCGGCGCCCGCGTTGTCGGCCCCGAACTGGCCAAGGAGATCGCCCGCACGTTCCTTACGGCTTCCTTTTCCGGGGCTGAACGGCATGTTCGGCGCGTGGGCAAGGTGGCGGAGATCGAGAAAGAGTGCTCGAAGAAAGGTTGA
- a CDS encoding TonB family protein: MKLSSGKRIGQSGHELYLAAIFSFTLHAIAFSAAVLLYTAGPTRISVPAYYNVKLVGLPSEAQQAASSPSQPLSEPAPVLPPSPAQHAPQTKQAPARELSAPAKPNPGAMPELANTKLKQKQEKAEPERPVEKPAVQSPGPTSAGKAGTTGQVAKAEGVAVAAPEGFKPEFQPYVDRVRERISLNWNPPPGSADTAVKVQFTVLRSGRVGDVKLIASSGNFYFDQAAYRAILSSSPFPPLPEGFYRDFELFSVDLMEKEK; this comes from the coding sequence ATGAAGCTGTCCTCGGGGAAGAGGATCGGTCAGTCCGGCCATGAACTGTACCTGGCCGCGATCTTTTCCTTCACGCTGCACGCCATCGCGTTTTCCGCGGCTGTCCTCCTGTACACCGCGGGGCCAACCAGGATCTCCGTCCCTGCGTATTACAACGTGAAGCTTGTGGGACTTCCCTCCGAAGCGCAACAGGCGGCATCATCGCCCTCGCAGCCGTTGTCGGAACCCGCTCCTGTGCTGCCACCCTCCCCGGCACAACACGCTCCTCAGACAAAACAGGCGCCGGCGCGGGAACTCAGCGCCCCGGCGAAGCCGAACCCCGGCGCCATGCCCGAACTGGCGAATACGAAGCTGAAGCAGAAGCAGGAGAAGGCCGAGCCTGAACGGCCGGTTGAAAAGCCTGCAGTGCAGTCGCCCGGTCCGACCTCGGCAGGCAAGGCGGGAACAACGGGACAGGTTGCCAAAGCGGAAGGCGTGGCAGTGGCCGCACCTGAAGGCTTCAAGCCGGAGTTCCAGCCCTATGTGGACAGGGTGCGTGAGCGCATCAGCCTGAACTGGAACCCGCCGCCCGGGTCCGCTGACACGGCGGTCAAGGTCCAGTTCACGGTCCTCCGTTCGGGCAGGGTGGGCGATGTGAAGCTGATCGCATCGAGCGGGAACTTTTATTTTGACCAGGCCGCTTACCGCGCCATCCTCTCGTCGAGCCCCTTTCCGCCCCTTCCCGAGGGCTTCTACAGGGATTTCGAACTGTTCAGCGTCGATCTGATGGAGAAGGAAAAATAA
- a CDS encoding thioredoxin domain-containing protein gives MNRLAGQHSAYLKHAAHQNIHWYPWSEEAFKAARREDKPVFLSSGAVWCHWCHVMARESFEDEAIAILLNESFICIKLDRDERPDIDRRYQQAVAAMGGGSGWPLSVFLTPEKKPFFGGTYFPPEDRQGRAGFRKVLIAVSDFFRTRKADAAAYAASVMDALQPDRLLPEELEEGFLARAEAEALSFYDQQNGGFGTSPKFPMPGAVEFLLRRYSLQGSREAGDAARKTLLAMARGGFHDQLGGGFHRYSVDDAWIIPHFEKMADDNAGLLRNFTDAYALFGEDSFRDTAQGIIDFVNRELADPEGGFFASQDADVTPEDEGGYFTWSEAELREVLGPQEYEIIVRHLLHPRGVMHHDPSRRVLAVTATAAEIAEELRMPREAVATAIAHARADLLAKRMTREAPFIDRTLYTSLNGMMIAAYFRAFLVLGGETLRDRAVRGLDRVLRERWAGGNLEHSPGVRGLLDDHVHLVDALLAGYEATGDRRHLKLAETVMAEAREKFLDREAGGFFDTEEDVLGTRMKRVEDVPHASANAVAIAALLKLSLITGKDEYLREAGRGLRVFAGTARSLGVHGGTYLCALSGYFHQATLTIESSAMSALAKEARAAAVRSFSTARYGPDNGRVIPCTGSACAAPFEDAADLAAWRPS, from the coding sequence ATGAACAGACTGGCAGGACAGCATTCGGCCTATCTCAAACACGCGGCTCATCAGAATATCCACTGGTATCCGTGGTCGGAAGAGGCGTTCAAGGCCGCCCGCCGCGAGGACAAACCGGTGTTCCTCAGCTCGGGCGCGGTGTGGTGCCACTGGTGCCACGTGATGGCCCGCGAGAGCTTCGAGGATGAAGCGATCGCGATTCTCCTGAACGAGTCGTTTATCTGCATCAAGCTGGACCGGGACGAGCGGCCCGATATCGACCGCAGATATCAACAGGCTGTGGCGGCAATGGGCGGCGGCTCGGGGTGGCCCTTGAGCGTTTTCCTGACGCCGGAGAAGAAACCCTTCTTCGGCGGGACCTACTTTCCTCCGGAAGACCGCCAAGGGCGGGCCGGTTTCAGGAAGGTGCTCATCGCGGTCAGTGATTTTTTCCGGACCAGGAAAGCGGATGCCGCAGCATACGCAGCGTCGGTCATGGACGCCCTTCAGCCGGATCGCCTGCTGCCCGAAGAACTGGAGGAGGGATTCCTCGCCAGGGCCGAAGCGGAAGCGCTTTCATTCTACGATCAGCAGAACGGGGGGTTCGGGACGAGCCCCAAGTTCCCGATGCCGGGCGCCGTCGAGTTCCTGCTCCGCAGGTACTCGCTGCAGGGCAGCCGCGAAGCAGGGGATGCGGCCCGGAAGACCCTGCTCGCCATGGCGCGCGGCGGATTTCATGACCAGCTCGGCGGCGGCTTTCACCGGTATTCCGTCGATGACGCTTGGATCATACCGCATTTCGAAAAGATGGCTGACGACAATGCGGGACTCCTGCGGAATTTCACGGATGCCTATGCCCTATTCGGGGAAGATTCATTCCGGGACACCGCCCAAGGGATCATCGATTTCGTGAATCGTGAGCTCGCCGACCCGGAGGGCGGGTTCTTCGCAAGTCAGGACGCCGATGTCACACCCGAGGACGAAGGCGGCTACTTCACGTGGAGCGAAGCTGAACTGAGGGAGGTCCTCGGACCGCAGGAATACGAGATCATCGTCCGTCACCTGCTCCATCCCCGCGGCGTCATGCACCACGATCCATCACGGAGGGTGCTGGCTGTCACCGCCACAGCCGCGGAGATCGCGGAGGAGCTCCGGATGCCGCGCGAGGCCGTTGCAACCGCGATCGCGCATGCCAGGGCGGACCTGCTCGCGAAACGGATGACCAGGGAGGCGCCGTTCATCGACCGGACGCTTTATACCTCTTTGAACGGCATGATGATCGCGGCCTACTTCCGCGCCTTCCTGGTGCTGGGCGGGGAGACCCTGCGGGACCGCGCCGTCCGGGGGCTGGACCGGGTCCTGCGGGAGCGCTGGGCGGGCGGCAATCTGGAACACAGTCCGGGCGTGAGAGGCCTGCTTGACGATCATGTGCATCTGGTCGATGCCCTGCTCGCGGGCTATGAGGCAACGGGAGACCGGCGCCATCTCAAGCTCGCAGAGACGGTCATGGCCGAGGCCAGGGAAAAGTTCCTGGACCGCGAGGCCGGCGGGTTTTTCGATACGGAGGAGGATGTCCTGGGCACGAGAATGAAGCGCGTCGAGGACGTGCCGCATGCGTCCGCAAATGCCGTGGCCATCGCGGCGCTGCTCAAACTGTCGCTGATCACCGGAAAGGATGAATACCTGCGCGAGGCAGGGCGCGGCCTGCGCGTCTTTGCAGGTACGGCCCGCAGCCTGGGCGTCCACGGCGGAACGTATCTCTGCGCCCTTTCCGGATATTTCCACCAGGCAACGCTGACAATCGAAAGCAGCGCCATGAGCGCGCTCGCGAAGGAAGCACGGGCTGCGGCCGTGCGCTCTTTCTCCACGGCCAGGTACGGACCGGACAACGGGCGAGTCATCCCCTGCACGGGCAGCGCCTGCGCGGCGCCCTTCGAAGACGCTGCGGACCTGGCTGCCTGGCGCCCTTCCTGA
- a CDS encoding nitroreductase family protein, which translates to MDAMSAILSRRSIRQYTNKPVARESVYEVLQAAMNAPSAGNERPWHFIVLTERRVLDEIPKFHPYSAMLKQASAAILVCADLSLEKQKGCLALDCSAATENILIAAHAKGLGAVWCGVYPTEDRMANLRKLLRLPDAIMPFSLVPIGFPAEIRRGEDRYDASRVHWNEW; encoded by the coding sequence ATGGATGCAATGAGCGCAATTCTTTCCCGGAGAAGCATCCGCCAGTATACGAACAAGCCGGTGGCGAGGGAGTCAGTGTACGAGGTCCTGCAGGCGGCCATGAACGCTCCCTCGGCGGGGAACGAGAGACCCTGGCATTTCATCGTCCTGACGGAACGGCGGGTCCTGGACGAGATCCCGAAGTTCCACCCCTATTCGGCCATGCTGAAGCAGGCCTCGGCCGCCATCCTGGTCTGCGCTGACCTGTCGCTGGAAAAGCAAAAGGGCTGCCTGGCGCTTGACTGCTCGGCTGCGACGGAGAATATCCTGATCGCGGCCCATGCGAAGGGGCTCGGCGCGGTCTGGTGCGGCGTTTATCCCACGGAGGACCGCATGGCGAATCTCAGGAAACTGCTCCGCCTCCCCGACGCGATCATGCCCTTCTCGCTCGTCCCGATCGGATTCCCGGCGGAAATCAGGCGCGGCGAGGACCGCTACGATGCTTCCCGGGTCCATTGGAACGAGTGGTAG
- the gnd gene encoding decarboxylating 6-phosphogluconate dehydrogenase: MKLGYIGLGKMGFNMVQRLLEKGHEVVAYDRSPESVKAIAKEGARPADSLQDMVQALPVPRLVWIMVPYQAVDAVLAELVPLLARGDRVIDGGNSPYKESERRAAELERKGIDFLDAGVSGGPKGARTGACIMVGGKRGVFEKLEQLFRDLSVAKGYAYLGPAGAGHFVKMVHNGIEYGMMQALAEGFTVLKRSPFNLDLAVVADLYDHRSVIESRLVGWLQEAYRQFGPELKDISGSAAQSGEGMWTVEAAKEVAIAVPIIEGSLEFRLRSQKEPSYTGKIISALRHQFGGHEAAKK; encoded by the coding sequence ATGAAACTGGGCTATATCGGTCTCGGCAAAATGGGCTTCAACATGGTGCAACGATTGCTGGAGAAAGGGCACGAGGTCGTGGCTTACGACCGGAGTCCTGAGAGCGTGAAGGCCATTGCAAAAGAGGGCGCCCGGCCGGCTGACTCTCTCCAGGACATGGTGCAGGCCTTGCCGGTGCCCCGGCTGGTCTGGATCATGGTCCCCTATCAGGCAGTTGATGCCGTTCTCGCGGAGCTTGTTCCGTTGCTCGCCAGGGGAGACAGGGTGATCGACGGCGGCAATTCTCCGTATAAAGAATCAGAACGGCGGGCAGCGGAACTGGAGCGAAAAGGCATCGACTTTCTCGATGCCGGCGTGAGCGGCGGGCCGAAAGGCGCGAGGACGGGCGCCTGCATCATGGTCGGCGGGAAGCGCGGGGTGTTTGAAAAGCTGGAGCAGTTGTTCCGCGATCTGTCCGTGGCGAAGGGATACGCGTACCTGGGACCGGCCGGCGCGGGTCATTTCGTGAAGATGGTGCACAACGGCATCGAGTACGGCATGATGCAGGCCCTGGCCGAGGGATTTACGGTCCTGAAGAGGTCGCCCTTCAACCTGGACCTGGCGGTTGTCGCCGACCTCTACGATCACCGGAGCGTGATTGAATCGCGCCTTGTGGGCTGGCTCCAGGAGGCTTACCGCCAATTCGGCCCCGAACTGAAGGACATTTCCGGCTCAGCTGCGCAGAGCGGCGAGGGCATGTGGACCGTCGAGGCTGCAAAGGAGGTGGCTATCGCGGTTCCGATCATTGAGGGCTCCCTCGAATTCCGGCTCCGTTCTCAGAAGGAGCCGAGCTATACCGGCAAGATCATCTCGGCCCTCCGGCACCAGTTCGGCGGGCATGAGGCGGCCAAGAAATAA
- the tolB gene encoding Tol-Pal system beta propeller repeat protein TolB, whose amino-acid sequence MLKRLIAVITICLLAAEPCAAQYYLGVIRGETRKIPIVVIDIVNDSGSPKLRTLAIDILQADLRRSQIFEVMDPEKLDLPHPAQAEPPEAVLKRAATFGVAGVVWASLRKKSGELLLSGRLYDAASALKMTGKDYFGNEETFRRMIHSFADEIVTRYTGEKGIAKTRIAYVSDKTRNKELFVMDYDGQNPMKLTADHSICLSPAWSPDGEVLAYVSYRDRNPDLFGLDMETGRRWKISGNEGLNISPAWSPNGKRLAVALSKDGSAEIYTMDRYGDDLERMTYGAYDNVSPAWAPNGREIAFTSGRAGTPQVYVMNSDGTDVRRITFEGQYNASPNWSPRGDRIVFVSQVRGLFKIATVNPDGSDFRIITQGPGNDENPSWSPTGRKIVFSSSREGRFNIYLMNADGSELERLTPNDANYTSPAWSP is encoded by the coding sequence ATGTTGAAACGTCTCATAGCGGTCATAACGATCTGTCTGCTTGCGGCAGAGCCCTGCGCGGCCCAGTACTATCTCGGCGTGATCCGGGGCGAGACCCGGAAGATCCCTATCGTCGTCATCGATATCGTGAACGACTCGGGCAGCCCGAAGCTGAGGACCCTCGCGATCGACATCCTTCAGGCGGATCTCCGCCGATCCCAGATCTTCGAGGTCATGGACCCGGAGAAGCTCGACCTCCCTCATCCGGCGCAGGCCGAGCCGCCCGAGGCGGTCCTGAAGCGGGCCGCGACATTCGGGGTGGCCGGCGTCGTGTGGGCCTCTTTGCGGAAGAAAAGCGGCGAACTCCTGCTCAGCGGCCGGCTCTATGACGCGGCCTCGGCCCTGAAAATGACGGGAAAGGACTATTTCGGCAACGAGGAGACCTTCCGGCGCATGATCCACAGCTTCGCCGACGAGATCGTGACCCGGTACACCGGCGAGAAGGGCATCGCGAAGACGCGCATCGCCTACGTGTCGGACAAGACGAGGAACAAGGAACTCTTTGTCATGGACTACGACGGCCAGAATCCCATGAAGCTCACGGCCGACCACTCCATCTGCCTCTCCCCGGCCTGGAGCCCCGACGGCGAGGTGCTGGCCTATGTCTCCTACCGCGACCGTAACCCTGACCTTTTCGGTCTCGACATGGAAACGGGCCGGCGGTGGAAGATCTCGGGGAACGAGGGCCTGAACATATCGCCCGCCTGGTCGCCGAACGGCAAGCGTCTGGCCGTGGCGCTGAGCAAGGACGGCTCCGCCGAGATCTACACCATGGACCGGTACGGCGACGACCTGGAGCGGATGACCTACGGGGCCTATGACAACGTGTCTCCCGCCTGGGCTCCGAACGGAAGGGAGATCGCCTTCACCTCGGGCAGGGCGGGGACGCCCCAGGTTTACGTCATGAACAGCGACGGCACCGATGTCCGCCGGATAACCTTCGAGGGCCAGTACAACGCTTCGCCGAACTGGTCGCCCCGCGGCGACCGCATCGTGTTCGTATCGCAGGTCCGCGGGCTTTTCAAGATCGCGACGGTAAACCCCGACGGGTCGGACTTCCGGATCATCACGCAGGGCCCCGGCAATGACGAGAACCCCTCCTGGTCGCCGACGGGCAGGAAGATCGTCTTCAGCTCGAGCCGCGAGGGAAGGTTCAACATCTACCTGATGAACGCCGACGGCAGCGAGCTGGAACGGCTCACCCCGAATGACGCCAACTATACCTCGCCCGCGTGGTCGCCCTGA